In the Deltaproteobacteria bacterium genome, TGCTGCACGGCCTCGCAGACCTGGAGGAAGAGCTGCACCCGCTCGCGGATCGGGGCTTGTCGGTCGTCGCAGAAGGCGTCGATGGGCGCGCCCTCCACGCGCTCCATGGCGAAGTACGGCGCCATCGTCTCGGTGACGCCGCCGTCGAGCAGGGTGGCGATGTGGGGGTGCTTGAGCGCGGCCAGGATCTGCCGCTCGCGCAGGAAGCGGGCGCGCAGGGCCGGCGTGTCCATGCCCACGCGGATGAGCTTGATCGCCGCGCGTTGCTGGAACTGGCCGTCGTCGCGCTCGCCCAGATACACCGCGCCCATGCCGCCGCGGCCGGCCACGCCGATGATGCGCCAGGGGCCGATGCGCTCGGGCAGCGACTCGGGCGCGTCGGAGGGCTGCATCCTCGAGAGCAACGAGAGCGGGCGGCGTTCCAGGAGTCCTTCGGCGGCGTCGGCCTCGAGGAGCGCCGAGACCTCGCGCGCCAGCTCCGGGTCTTCGGTCCCGAGGCGCGAGAGCGCCGCCGTCCGCGCGGTGGCGTCGAGCTCCACCAGCTCGTCGAAGAGAGACAGCGCGCGCCGGCTGCGTTCCTCGGCGTTCATGCCGACTCCTGGAGCTCGCGGTGCAGGAAGGCGCGCGCCTTGCGCCAGTCGCGGCGCACGGTGCGGTCGGTGACCCCGAGCAGGCTCGCGACCTCCGCTTCGTTGAGGCCCGCGAAGTAGCGGTAGAGCACCACCTGCGCGAGCCGCGCGTCGAGGTTCTCCAGGTGCTTCAAGGCCTCGTCCAGGCGCAGCACGTCCGCTTCGTGGGTCAGTGCCGCCTCGACGTCGGTGAGGGTGACGTGCACCGCCTCGCCGCCGCGCTTCTCGCTCGAGGCCGCGCGCGCCGCGTCCACCACGATCTGGCGCATCGCCCGGCTGGCCAGGGCCACGTAGTGCTCGCGGTCGCGGATCTCGAAGTTGGCCGAGGCGAGCTTGAGCCAGGCCTCGTTGACCAGCGCCGTGGGCGTGAGCAGGCCGCGCCCTGATCGGTGGCTGAGCTGCTTGCGGGCTGCCTCGTGGAGCCGGCGGTAGATGAGCTCGTAGGCCCGGTTCGACGCGCCCGTGTCGCCCTCGCGCGCTTCGCGGAGGAGCTGCGTCAACGCCTCGGTTCCCTCGTCGTTCGAGGCGTTTGCGGGCTCGCCCACTTTTTTTCCCGAGGCCATGTCCGGTTTCTGGATCGGTTTCCGAGTCTTTGGGTGGAAGACGATTTTTGCCCAACTGGGGATGTGTCTGAAGGTATTTGTAGAGGTTTAGCTCGGGGCCGGGAGCGCGGGAAGGCGGGGGGCCCGCGCTCGCAACCGACGCTGGAACGCAGCTTTCTCACGAAAAGAGGGACCACACATGCGTACGAAGATCTTCCTCGCGGCGATGGCGGCTGCGTCGCTCGCCGCGTGCAGCGGCAGCACCGACAGCAGCAGCAGCACGTCCGGCTCGACGGCGGCGGGCGCCACCTCGGGCAGCACGGGCAGCACCGCGTCGAGCACGGCGGGAACAACCGCCTCGACGGCCTCGGGCACGACCGGGTCCACCACCGCGGGCACGACTGCAGGCACGACCGCGTCCACCACTGCGGGCACGACCGCGTCGACGACTTCGGGCACCACCGCGGGCACCACCGGCGGCCAGGGCTGGCACGCGTTCGACATGCCGCTCGCCCAGCAGGACTCCGACATCCGCGGCGTGTACTGCTCCGCGGCCGACAAGTGCGTGATCGCCACCGTCCCCGGCGTCAGCAGCGATCCGGGTGGCCGGGTGTTCGCGCTCAGCCCCTCGGGCATCGGCGCCACGCTGCTCGACGGCACGTACCACAGCGCGGGCGGCGACCTGCCGGCGCTCGCGTACCAGCTCGGCGACATCGCGTTCATCGGCTTCGAGTCCACGCACGCCGGCCTGATCGTCCACGCCGACAACGACAACCTCTACCTGGTGAACTCGGGCGACATCACCAGCGAGGCGGCCTGGCAGTCCTCGAGCGCCGCGCCGAACGGCACGCTCGACAACACGCAGCTCGCCGCCGAAGAGGGCGACGCGAACAACCACTTCCTGATGGGCGGCAACTTCGGCTACCTGTTCTCCTCGACGCAGGCGCCCAGCGCCTCGACCTCGTGGACCAAGGTCTGGGCCCCCAACGCCGTGCCGCCGGTGCCCGCCGACTTCGACACCCAGTACGCAAGCGATCCCACGCTCTGCAACAGCGACCTCACCGCCGGCGGCATCCCCGAGCCGGGCCACATGCTCTA is a window encoding:
- a CDS encoding sigma-70 family RNA polymerase sigma factor; its protein translation is MASGKKVGEPANASNDEGTEALTQLLREAREGDTGASNRAYELIYRRLHEAARKQLSHRSGRGLLTPTALVNEAWLKLASANFEIRDREHYVALASRAMRQIVVDAARAASSEKRGGEAVHVTLTDVEAALTHEADVLRLDEALKHLENLDARLAQVVLYRYFAGLNEAEVASLLGVTDRTVRRDWRKARAFLHRELQESA